The following are from one region of the Arachis duranensis cultivar V14167 chromosome 10, aradu.V14167.gnm2.J7QH, whole genome shotgun sequence genome:
- the LOC110272379 gene encoding uncharacterized protein LOC110272379, which produces MGYEFTIMTADIDEKSNWKEKPEDLVMALAEAKVCDQNKVNGSGVEIVSDEVKSKSFRKAKYDDEMPPNIDLDEWDHTASRTGSSSNHASSTQSLNPLSRFLSRFSFIPGNISFRLGRTTSLGSSRPCPVSSGSLTIFNSEDELNPHPSHPGSLINRNETQQRRELLNASFDDRVPIRRREGNSKNRRT; this is translated from the exons ATGGGATACGAGTTTACAATAATG ACTGCGGATATTGATGAGAAAAGTAACTGGAAGGAAAAGCCAGAAGATTTGGTTATGGCATTGGCTGAGGCGAAG GTTTGTGATCAGAACAAAGTAAATGGAAGTGGAGTTGAAATAGTTTCGGATGAAGTGAAATCAAAATCATTTAGAAAAGCCAAGTATGATGATGAAATGCCTCCTAACATCGACCTTGACGAGTGGGATCACACAGCATCCAGAACCGGTAGCAGCTCTAATCATGCTTCTTCAACTCAGTCTTTGAATCCTTTAAGTAGATTCCTTTCTCGCTTTAGCTTCATTCCTGGTAACATAAGCTTCAGACTTGGCAGAACCACCAGTCTTGGTTCATCAAGGCCTTGTCCTGTTTCTTCTGGAAGTCTCACCATATTTAACAGTGAAGATGAGCTTAATCCTCATCCAAGCCACCCTGGAAGTTTGATTAATAGAAATGAAACTCAACAACGTAGAGAATTGCTTAATGCATCTTTTGATGATCGAGTGCCTATtcgaagaagagaaggaaattCGAAGAATAGAAGAACGTAG
- the LOC107470033 gene encoding 3-phosphoshikimate 1-carboxyvinyltransferase, chloroplastic-like produces MLTALLMTAPFALGDVEIEIIDKLIPVPYVDMTLKLMSALESMWSTVFPTKSPGNAFVEGDASSASYFLAGAAVTGGTITVVGCGTSSLQNHPAVVVPRLPAGLNLPGPGEFFQMFFFIPHSVKNPLIILFLF; encoded by the exons ATGTTGACTGCATTGCTCATGACAGCTCCTTTCGCCCTTGgtgatgttgaaattgagatTATCGATAAACTGATTCCTGTTCCCTACGTTGATATGACTTTGAAACTGATGAGCGCTTTGGAGTCCATGTGGAGCACAGTG TTTCCTACCAAGTCTCCTGGGAATGCTTTTGTTGAAGGAGATGCTTCTAGTGCCAGCTACTTCCTCGCAGGTGCAGCTGTTACCGGTGGGACTATCACAGTTGTAGGCTGCGGCACAAGTAGTTTACAG AATCATCCTGCTGTTGTTGTGCCTAGGCTTCCTGCTGGTTTGAATTTGCCTGGCCCAGGTGAGTTCTTTCAAATGTTCTTTTTCATTCCGCACTCTGTGAAGAAccctttaattattttatttttgttctaa